The genomic window TGGATGGCCGGGTGGCCGCTGCCGAACTCTCCGACGGTTCGACGCTCGATGTCGATTTTGTCATCGTCGGCATCGGCGTCACGCCGAATGACCGGCTTGCGCGCGAATCGGGCCTTGATGTCGGCAATGGCATCGTGGTCGATGACCATACCCGGACATCGGATGCGAATATTCATGCGGTGGGCGATTGCGCCATGTTGCCGTGGCGGGGCCAGCATGTGCGTCTCGAATCGGTACAGAACGCCGTTGATCAGGCCGAGGCCACTGCTGTTGTGTTGGCCGGCAGTGAGGCCGCCTATGAGGCGAAACCCTGGTTCTGGTCGGATCAATATGACGTGAAGCTGCAGATTGCCGGCTTCAATCTCGGTTATGACGAAACGATACTGAGACCGGGTTCTCGCGAAAGCAGCTGGTCCGTCTGGTATTTCCGCGACGGCCGATTCGTGGCTGTGGATGCCGTCAATGATGCCAAGGCCTATGTCGCCGGCAAGAAACTGCTCGATACCGGCGCGGAGCCGGATCGCGCCATCCTGGCGGACGCCGCCGCCGATCTGAAATTACTGCTTTCCTGAGGATATCATGCCCGCTCCCGAAAACCGTTTCAAAACCGCCATCCATGCGGGCAAGCCGCAGATTGGCCTCTGGCTCGATATGGGCGAGGCCATCGCGGCGGAAATCGCCGGCACTGCGGGTTTCGACTGGCTGGTGATCGACGGCGAGCATGGGCCGAATGATCTGCGCAGCATCATCGATCAGTTGCGGGCGCTTGCCACGTCGCCCGCCGAGCCGGTGGTGCGCGTGCCCGTTGGCGAAAGCTGGATGATCAAGCAGCTTCTGGATGCGGGCGCACGCACGCTCCTCGTACCGATGGTTGATTCGGCTGAGCAGGCCACGGATCTGGTCAGCGCCATGCATTATCCGCCCCGCGGCATTCGCGGCATGGGCGCGGCGGTGGCCCGCGCTTCCGCCTTCAACACGATCAGCGACTATGCGGACACTGCCTCCGATAGCGTCTGCCTGCTGGTGCAGGCCGAAACGCGGGCGGCGATCGATGATCTCGACAATATTCTTGCGGTGGAAGGCGTAGATGGCGTCTTCATCGGCCCGGCCGATCTTGCCGCCGACATGGGTTATCTCGGTCGGATCGACGAACCGGAAGTGCAGGCCGTGATCGAAGCAGCAATCGTGAAGATCGTGGCGGCGGGCAAGGCTGCCGGCATTCTGACCTTCAACGAGGCCTATAATCGCCGTTATCTCGAACTCGGCGCATCCTTTGTGGCTGTTGGTGCTGATGTCACGGAATTCGCCAATACGCTTCGCGCGCTCTCCGCCCGTTACAAGGGCGGAGCAGCACCTCGGCCATCCAGATCGGG from Agrobacterium tumefaciens includes these protein-coding regions:
- a CDS encoding aldolase/citrate lyase family protein translates to MPAPENRFKTAIHAGKPQIGLWLDMGEAIAAEIAGTAGFDWLVIDGEHGPNDLRSIIDQLRALATSPAEPVVRVPVGESWMIKQLLDAGARTLLVPMVDSAEQATDLVSAMHYPPRGIRGMGAAVARASAFNTISDYADTASDSVCLLVQAETRAAIDDLDNILAVEGVDGVFIGPADLAADMGYLGRIDEPEVQAVIEAAIVKIVAAGKAAGILTFNEAYNRRYLELGASFVAVGADVTEFANTLRALSARYKGGAAPRPSRSGY